A single genomic interval of Gemmatimonadetes bacterium SCN 70-22 harbors:
- a CDS encoding aldolase — protein MPAAAPVAAHPALGLAVTRVDSAITVHDPSVLHGDKLDGVVRDAVFGDATARDYARWLLWELGQAAGVRPASIHDLYMARGRGELRGFTVPAINVRGATYDTARSIFRVARQMDAGAFILEIARSEIAYTDQRPSEYVAVLIGAALREGFRGPLFIQGDHFQVNHKKYAADPQGEVDNVKKLADEAIAAGFYNIDVDTSTLVDLAHASLDDQQRKNYEVCAEITTYVRSREPQGVTISIGGEIGEVGTENSTVPELRAFMDGFNRTLARLAPGTVGLSKISVQSGTSHGGIVRPDGSIADVKLDLKTLEDLSKVAREEYGMSGAVQHGASTLPDDAFHHFPRTETAEIHLATNFQNMLYDHLPAALREEIYAWLRENAKDERKATDSDEQFYYKTRKKALGPFKQALWNLDADIKDKLAAAYDAKFSFLFTQLAIGGTRAAVKQTVKPLAIHRPMPGTAGHIVVEAAPDDATLSD, from the coding sequence ATGCCTGCAGCTGCTCCCGTGGCCGCCCACCCCGCGCTCGGCCTCGCCGTGACTCGAGTCGACTCGGCCATCACCGTCCACGACCCGTCGGTGCTGCACGGCGACAAGCTCGATGGTGTGGTGCGCGACGCCGTCTTCGGCGACGCCACGGCGCGCGACTACGCGCGCTGGCTCCTGTGGGAGCTGGGGCAGGCGGCGGGGGTTCGCCCGGCCTCGATCCATGACCTGTACATGGCACGCGGGCGGGGCGAGCTGCGCGGCTTCACCGTCCCCGCCATCAACGTCCGCGGTGCCACGTACGACACCGCCCGGTCGATCTTCCGGGTCGCGCGGCAGATGGACGCCGGCGCCTTCATCCTGGAGATCGCCCGCTCCGAGATCGCCTACACCGACCAGCGCCCGAGCGAGTACGTCGCGGTCCTGATCGGTGCCGCCTTGCGTGAGGGGTTCCGCGGCCCGCTCTTCATCCAGGGAGACCACTTCCAGGTCAACCACAAGAAGTACGCGGCCGACCCGCAGGGTGAGGTCGACAACGTCAAGAAGCTGGCGGACGAGGCGATCGCGGCGGGCTTCTACAACATCGACGTCGACACTTCCACGCTCGTCGACCTGGCGCACGCATCGCTCGATGACCAACAGCGCAAGAACTACGAGGTGTGCGCCGAGATCACGACGTACGTGCGATCGCGGGAGCCGCAGGGGGTCACCATCTCGATCGGCGGGGAGATCGGGGAGGTGGGGACCGAGAACTCCACCGTCCCCGAGTTGCGCGCCTTCATGGACGGCTTCAACCGCACGCTGGCGCGCCTGGCGCCGGGGACGGTGGGGTTGTCGAAGATCTCCGTGCAGTCGGGGACGTCGCACGGCGGGATCGTCCGCCCCGACGGCTCCATTGCCGACGTGAAGCTCGACCTCAAGACGCTCGAGGACCTGTCCAAGGTGGCGCGCGAGGAGTACGGGATGAGCGGGGCCGTGCAGCACGGCGCCTCGACGCTCCCCGACGACGCCTTCCATCACTTCCCGCGCACCGAGACGGCCGAGATCCACCTGGCCACGAACTTCCAGAACATGCTGTACGATCACCTCCCGGCGGCGCTGCGCGAGGAGATCTACGCCTGGTTGCGCGAGAACGCGAAGGACGAGCGCAAGGCCACCGATTCGGACGAGCAGTTCTACTACAAGACGCGCAAGAAGGCGCTGGGGCCGTTCAAGCAGGCGCTCTGGAACCTCGACGCGGACATCAAGGACAAACTGGCTGCAGCATACGACGCGAAGTTTTCCTTCCTCTTCACCCAGCTCGCCATCGGCGGCACCAGGGCGGCGGTGAAGCAGACCGTCAAGCCGCTGGCGATCCATCGCCCGATGCCCGGCACGGCCGGACACATCGTGGTGGAAGCCGCCCCCGACGACGCCACGCTCAGCGACTGA